From Domibacillus sp. DTU_2020_1001157_1_SI_ALB_TIR_016, a single genomic window includes:
- a CDS encoding globin-coupled sensor protein, with product MFPFLKDKQVKEFKAPVQFPDKSRIAASPDDRLAPRLYYMGYTQEQVDTLRQMAPVMNAILDEVLENVLDHLVKSPEMAKIAQDHSSRERLKRVFGDYFGSLLTGKIDESFLNMRKQMGQTHSRFSVPVTWFIASYSAFSTLIIPKIVEHYQHEPERLSQAIQAITNAMNLDAQMVIDHYMNVRMDEVHRANEAKYTLQQEIVSVSQEVAASVEQTEAAILDTSSRAEQVLKETDQTEKSSKNLVGLTLQNEKQMEEMEGQFKQSTEKVSASLTGISELKQASEEIIGITKGIEDIADQTNLLALNASIEAARAGEHGKGFSVVASEVRKLAEHSKVMSSSINELIVQNNMNITRLVSEMEDVNQSNEQSQLKLQQVKGGLATVKMEMENYLTMFGRNKEDLDQIVLSIQEISQTTEGLSKLTTNLLEKAEQTM from the coding sequence ATGTTTCCTTTCCTTAAAGATAAACAAGTAAAAGAGTTTAAAGCGCCTGTACAATTTCCCGACAAGTCAAGGATAGCCGCTTCGCCCGATGACCGTTTAGCTCCTCGCCTTTACTACATGGGCTATACGCAGGAGCAGGTGGACACGCTTAGACAAATGGCTCCGGTTATGAACGCTATTTTGGATGAAGTGCTGGAAAATGTGCTTGATCATTTAGTGAAAAGCCCGGAGATGGCCAAAATTGCACAGGATCATTCAAGCCGGGAACGGTTAAAACGAGTATTTGGCGATTATTTTGGCAGCCTGCTGACTGGAAAAATCGATGAGTCATTTTTAAATATGCGCAAGCAGATGGGGCAGACACACAGCCGGTTTTCAGTCCCGGTTACATGGTTTATTGCTTCTTACTCCGCGTTCAGCACATTAATCATTCCGAAAATCGTTGAGCATTATCAGCACGAGCCGGAACGGTTATCTCAAGCGATTCAAGCGATTACAAACGCTATGAACCTGGATGCCCAAATGGTTATTGATCACTACATGAATGTGCGGATGGATGAAGTACACCGGGCAAACGAAGCGAAATATACACTGCAGCAGGAGATTGTTTCAGTCAGCCAGGAAGTAGCGGCATCCGTTGAACAAACAGAAGCAGCGATTTTAGATACAAGCTCCCGGGCTGAACAGGTGTTAAAGGAAACAGATCAAACGGAAAAAAGCAGTAAAAACTTGGTTGGTTTAACACTTCAGAACGAAAAGCAGATGGAAGAGATGGAAGGGCAATTTAAGCAGTCAACAGAGAAAGTAAGTGCTTCCCTGACGGGGATTAGTGAATTAAAACAAGCTTCAGAAGAAATCATTGGCATTACAAAAGGGATCGAGGACATTGCCGATCAAACCAATTTGCTTGCGCTGAATGCATCCATTGAAGCTGCGCGTGCAGGAGAGCATGGCAAAGGCTTCTCCGTTGTTGCCAGTGAGGTGCGTAAGCTTGCCGAACATTCAAAAGTAATGAGCAGCAGCATTAACGAATTAATCGTTCAAAACAATATGAATATTACCCGGCTTGTCAGTGAGATGGAAGACGTGAATCAATCAAACGAACAGTCGCAGTTGAAGCTGCAGCAAGTAAAGGGCGGCCTGGCAACAGTCAAAATGGAAATGGAAAACTACTTAACGATGTTTGGCCGCAACAAAGAAGACCTGGATCAAATTGTTCTTTCCATACAGGAAATCAGCCAGACAACCGAGGGCTTGTCAAAGCTGACTACTAATCTTTTAGAAAAAGCAGAGCAGACGATGTAA
- a CDS encoding GNAT family N-acetyltransferase, with protein MSRETPQAQPRRLPHCPKGREVRPASLIGSFLKAKDFVYTLKLSLLRDSFFLLIGKTCIKDYNVEQEKMTKAERKAFNMVTYRLNTGITAAQLAEVFQSSDIRRPADDLPRLQKMIDHADMIAEAWQEQELVGIARVLTDFSYCAYISDLAVKKEHQGQGIGAALLKQVKAELSDEVALVLLSAPEAIGFYPKQGYERMDKAFLIPRKK; from the coding sequence GTGAGTCGGGAGACCCCGCAGGCGCAGCCGAGGAGGCTCCCGCACTGCCCTAAGGGGCGCGAAGTCCGGCCGGCTTCACTTATCGGCTCTTTTTTAAAAGCGAAAGACTTTGTCTACACACTGAAGCTGTCTTTATTGCGAGACAGCTTTTTTCTTTTAATTGGAAAAACGTGTATAAAAGATTATAATGTAGAACAAGAAAAGATGACGAAGGCGGAAAGGAAGGCTTTTAACATGGTTACATATCGACTGAATACGGGCATTACGGCTGCTCAGCTGGCGGAGGTTTTTCAGTCCTCTGATATTCGCCGCCCGGCAGACGATCTGCCTCGTCTGCAGAAAATGATTGACCATGCGGATATGATAGCCGAAGCATGGCAGGAGCAGGAACTGGTTGGAATCGCGCGCGTACTCACGGACTTTTCATACTGTGCTTATATTTCCGATTTGGCTGTTAAAAAAGAGCATCAAGGACAGGGAATCGGTGCGGCGCTTTTAAAACAAGTAAAAGCGGAGCTGAGCGATGAAGTGGCGCTTGTGCTTCTATCCGCACCGGAAGCGATCGGTTTTTATCCAAAACAGGGCTATGAACGGATGGATAAAGCTTTCCTCATTCCGCGTAAGAAATAA
- a CDS encoding DinB family protein — protein sequence MGHFLFNQLAFVRKLTLKEVEGIDEETSHLVPAGFNNNIKWNLGHIYLVQERFGSHFTGDKMVMPDEFNSWFGRGTKPADWQDGVPEMDELRALLKDQTERIKRQTAHRLPHPLAEPFTTSAGLTLLSVEEMLTYSLYHEGLHSETIKSIKRVL from the coding sequence ATGGGGCATTTTTTATTTAACCAGTTAGCATTTGTTCGCAAGCTGACACTCAAAGAAGTAGAAGGAATTGATGAAGAAACCTCGCATCTCGTGCCAGCTGGATTCAATAACAATATTAAGTGGAATCTCGGACATATTTATTTGGTACAAGAGCGGTTCGGCTCCCATTTTACCGGTGATAAAATGGTGATGCCGGACGAGTTTAACAGCTGGTTTGGACGCGGTACAAAGCCAGCTGACTGGCAGGACGGGGTGCCGGAAATGGATGAACTGCGTGCGCTTTTAAAAGATCAGACAGAACGCATCAAGCGGCAGACAGCACACCGCCTGCCGCACCCGCTTGCTGAGCCATTTACCACATCAGCCGGCTTAACACTTTTGTCTGTTGAAGAAATGCTGACATACAGTCTTTACCATGAGGGGCTTCACTCTGAAACGATTAAGTCAATTAAGCGTGTATTGTAG
- a CDS encoding metallophosphoesterase, protein MKRRNSKRLILLFLFLVLLGLFFYIQNNVLTVTALQVQSEKIPASFSGYRIVQLSDLHSKSFGEHQQVLAEKVKREKPDIIVYTGDLIDLRRGGEAAGYDLMKKMVNIAPVYFVTGNHEEGDFAAKKDRLQKMGVHVLRNESTVIQRGGEAINLVGIDDPTRMETGEAIQQAQQSIKQRDQYTVLLSHRPELFSFYAGTQMDLIFTGHAHGGQVRLPFVGGLFAPGQGFFPSYTAGAHMLGSSTMVVNRGLGNSLAPQRIFNRPEIVVVTLKQAK, encoded by the coding sequence GTGAAGCGGCGAAATAGCAAGCGTCTTATTCTTTTGTTTCTTTTTCTCGTCCTCCTGGGGCTGTTTTTCTACATACAAAATAATGTCTTAACTGTTACAGCACTACAAGTACAGTCGGAAAAAATTCCAGCTTCCTTTAGTGGATACCGGATTGTACAGTTGTCAGACCTGCACAGCAAATCATTTGGGGAACATCAGCAAGTGCTTGCCGAAAAGGTGAAACGGGAAAAACCGGATATCATTGTATATACAGGCGACTTAATTGATCTCAGGCGGGGCGGCGAAGCAGCGGGCTATGATTTGATGAAGAAAATGGTCAACATTGCACCCGTTTATTTTGTTACCGGTAATCACGAGGAAGGGGACTTTGCAGCAAAAAAAGATCGGCTGCAAAAAATGGGGGTTCACGTACTCCGAAATGAAAGCACGGTTATCCAGCGGGGCGGAGAAGCGATCAATCTTGTGGGGATTGATGATCCGACCAGGATGGAAACGGGTGAAGCCATCCAGCAAGCACAACAGAGCATTAAACAGCGGGATCAGTATACCGTTTTGCTTTCCCATCGTCCTGAGCTTTTTTCTTTTTATGCTGGGACTCAAATGGACTTAATTTTTACAGGGCATGCGCACGGCGGCCAGGTGCGGCTGCCTTTTGTAGGCGGCTTATTTGCCCCGGGGCAGGGTTTTTTTCCTTCTTATACGGCCGGCGCCCATATGCTTGGCTCTTCTACAATGGTGGTCAATCGCGGGCTGGGCAACAGCCTGGCTCCACAGCGTATCTTTAACCGTCCGGAAATCGTCGTTGTCACCCTTAAACAAGCAAAATAA
- a CDS encoding iron-sulfur cluster biosynthesis family protein has product MEITITPAAVEKIHALKNRENGILKLKWDTEGNGCVLNGIPTLWYVDEADADHDVLLQTNAMPILVEKPKMVFYDEAVKIDFSQEANTFQLKSANQMLNGRMAFRNK; this is encoded by the coding sequence ATGGAAATCACAATTACACCGGCTGCGGTCGAAAAAATACATGCACTAAAAAACCGGGAGAACGGTATATTAAAGCTAAAATGGGATACAGAAGGAAACGGATGTGTGCTAAACGGCATTCCAACGCTCTGGTATGTGGATGAAGCTGATGCAGATCACGATGTGCTGCTTCAAACAAATGCGATGCCGATTTTAGTGGAAAAGCCGAAGATGGTTTTTTACGACGAAGCTGTTAAAATTGATTTTTCTCAGGAAGCCAACACATTTCAGCTGAAAAGCGCAAATCAAATGCTGAATGGCAGAATGGCTTTTCGCAATAAATAA
- a CDS encoding STAS domain-containing protein encodes MAMEEKELEKKDQALYEAIRLNAADISKKWFEARQKTDRSVYAKNAGSVIQKELKEQHLFTIYTIASGFLPDQTLFEQNLKEWTEIVVNTRLEWDTPIYEVIEALNKTRNLIWDFITEYSLEKEDIDKKDILNWSAVYHSILDTLIIEFSTRYYYLTRSRLQGQEQLIEEIDAPVIPVSKRIAILPLIGAMDEKRAKSLLESIPVKCAKQQVGHLVIDFSGMKVIDTFVANQLFGLTQSLQLLGIQTVVSGMRPETAQTAIQLGLDFSRLETFHGLPQALTYLGVGK; translated from the coding sequence ATGGCGATGGAGGAAAAAGAATTGGAGAAAAAAGACCAGGCTCTTTATGAAGCAATCCGTTTGAATGCGGCTGATATAAGCAAAAAATGGTTTGAAGCCAGACAAAAAACAGATAGGTCTGTTTACGCAAAAAATGCCGGCTCTGTGATTCAAAAAGAATTAAAAGAACAGCATCTTTTTACCATTTATACGATCGCAAGCGGTTTTTTGCCGGATCAAACATTGTTTGAACAAAACTTGAAGGAATGGACCGAGATTGTGGTGAACACTCGCCTTGAGTGGGATACACCCATTTATGAAGTTATTGAGGCGCTTAACAAAACAAGAAACCTGATCTGGGACTTTATCACAGAATACAGTTTAGAAAAAGAAGACATTGATAAAAAAGATATTTTAAACTGGAGTGCCGTGTATCATTCCATTTTAGATACGTTGATCATTGAGTTTTCTACCCGTTACTATTATTTAACCCGCAGCCGTCTGCAGGGCCAGGAGCAGCTGATTGAAGAGATAGATGCGCCGGTGATCCCGGTTTCCAAAAGAATTGCTATTTTGCCTTTGATCGGTGCGATGGATGAAAAAAGAGCGAAGTCTTTGCTTGAATCCATCCCAGTCAAATGTGCCAAACAGCAAGTAGGGCATTTGGTGATAGACTTTTCCGGCATGAAAGTGATTGACACCTTTGTGGCCAATCAATTGTTTGGCTTAACCCAGTCGCTGCAGCTCCTTGGTATTCAAACGGTTGTATCCGGCATGCGGCCGGAAACAGCACAGACAGCAATTCAGTTAGGTTTGGATTTCAGCCGGCTTGAAACATTTCACGGCCTTCCGCAGGCACTTACGTATCTTGGAGTCGGAAAATAA
- a CDS encoding DUF4181 domain-containing protein — protein MNFLIFAAAVFVAAFVLEKAVRKVFRVPKREGRLYRYVNETHRWTEWSIAGAVFTGGIAVAFWNPGVELFYLLIAFYLLLYSARAFFEWKFERKSRQYILSLFTMILLVGLLWIINGPLAFILK, from the coding sequence ATGAATTTTTTGATATTTGCGGCTGCGGTGTTTGTGGCTGCCTTTGTATTGGAAAAAGCAGTTCGCAAAGTATTCCGAGTGCCGAAAAGAGAAGGCAGGCTGTATCGATATGTGAATGAAACACACCGCTGGACGGAATGGAGCATTGCAGGAGCTGTATTTACCGGCGGAATTGCTGTGGCTTTTTGGAATCCTGGGGTTGAGCTGTTTTATCTGCTGATTGCTTTTTACCTTCTTTTATATAGTGCACGTGCTTTTTTTGAGTGGAAATTTGAACGGAAAAGCCGCCAGTATATTCTATCTCTGTTTACTATGATTTTGCTAGTAGGCTTGCTTTGGATTATAAACGGGCCCCTGGCATTTATATTAAAGTAG
- a CDS encoding DUF2306 domain-containing protein: protein MSFFDLILMLHIFGGFAALFTFWIPLVTKKGGKAHRRSGWLYTSGMIAVAVSAVYLSTVRLIDPASSQETVSFSLFLLFIAVLSSSTAYYGIRVLRFKDRKGIHKQAVDLGFPVLLLFSSIGMSIYGFSQHVPLLSWFPVLGLFLSATQLGYWLRPPSQKKHWWFEHFGGMLSCSIATITAFTVFGAPRLLDIEKVSMLLWFIPTLLLTPVIIGLSIYYRKKF from the coding sequence ATGAGTTTTTTTGACCTCATTCTCATGCTGCATATTTTCGGCGGTTTTGCAGCGCTTTTTACATTTTGGATTCCGCTCGTAACGAAAAAAGGCGGCAAAGCTCATCGGCGGTCCGGCTGGCTGTATACGAGCGGCATGATTGCAGTTGCGGTTTCTGCTGTGTATTTGTCCACAGTAAGGCTGATAGATCCAGCAAGCTCCCAGGAGACGGTATCTTTTTCTCTGTTTCTGCTGTTTATTGCTGTGCTTAGTTCCTCAACGGCTTACTATGGCATAAGGGTACTTCGGTTCAAAGATCGTAAAGGCATACACAAACAAGCCGTTGATCTAGGATTTCCTGTTTTGCTTCTGTTTTCATCCATCGGGATGAGCATCTACGGTTTTTCACAGCATGTGCCGCTTCTGTCCTGGTTTCCCGTGCTCGGTTTGTTTCTAAGCGCCACGCAGCTTGGGTACTGGCTCCGTCCACCTTCACAAAAAAAGCATTGGTGGTTCGAGCATTTTGGCGGCATGCTCAGCTGTTCCATTGCTACCATTACCGCTTTTACTGTGTTTGGTGCACCGAGGCTGCTAGATATTGAAAAGGTGAGTATGCTGCTTTGGTTTATACCGACCCTTTTACTGACACCCGTTATAATTGGGCTATCCATTTATTATCGAAAAAAGTTTTAA
- a CDS encoding rhamnogalacturonan lyase, with the protein MYIKSKMIAPIAALPLLLSSWTGAAYAANEETIQPSAAVQLEALDRGLQAVPTSSGVFLSWRLLGNEVDGYAETGMTGVDFHVYKNGQKIAAVQDSTNFVDPAGTANASYFVRAVKNGKELNQSDAVQPWKQQYHDLKLQKPADGVTPTGERYTYSANDMSVGDVDGDGRYEFFVKWDPSNSKDVSQIGYTGNTYIDCYTFEGKLLYRIDLGVNIRSGAHYTQFLVYDFDGDGKAESMFKTAPGTKIIRYNDKGDVISQKYITMPKEDIEAGYVHTDDYRMSKKDYYNHVVEMFMNWHKHEEVVNGSWPKTLEESFGIKPQYTYPLSREDAQKLADYFMDVYAPARSTRNNLRNFEGFIVSGPEYMTVFNGETGAEMETIPYGVSRHDDGLMWGDYAMSRIEPGNRVDRFLAGVAYLNGKTPSAVFARGYYTRAALVSYDWDGEKLREVWTADSGWTPMENPFNDSPHGISGEDPALGALANQGAHFLSTADVDGDGKQEIVYGSATVDHDGSLLYSSTDTMPAQSAVPGTTAKLGHGDAIHVTDIDPDREGLEIFMVHEGAAYAPYGYAMRDAKTGRVIYGAYTGKDTGRGMVGDIDPSKRGLETWAVDLRTAQGEQIGTKISGTNMNIKWAPDMTTQIINGSGEGTPSIDDWLEGRKLLAENTRTNNGTKGNPSLVADVFGDWREELMLRTADSSAIRIFTSTEQTDRKMYTLMHDTQYRTGIAGQNIVYNQPAYTSFYFASDTDWSSVPKPEYHTPGTAETLQNLLNDYIEAEELSHPAGRKLDNALKQALHQAEKGNSKQAIAFLDKFKSILEQEGTERAKLNLSHQAEQLKEEWLNK; encoded by the coding sequence ATGTATATTAAATCGAAAATGATCGCCCCTATTGCAGCGCTGCCGCTGCTTTTATCTTCATGGACAGGGGCGGCTTATGCAGCAAACGAAGAAACAATACAGCCTTCCGCAGCCGTACAGCTCGAAGCACTGGATAGAGGGCTGCAGGCTGTTCCAACATCAAGCGGTGTCTTTCTCAGCTGGCGGCTCCTCGGAAACGAAGTGGATGGGTACGCCGAAACAGGCATGACAGGTGTGGACTTCCACGTCTATAAGAACGGACAAAAAATCGCAGCTGTTCAAGACAGTACCAATTTTGTGGATCCAGCTGGTACAGCGAATGCTTCCTATTTTGTCCGCGCAGTTAAAAACGGCAAAGAATTAAATCAAAGTGATGCAGTACAGCCATGGAAGCAGCAATACCATGATTTAAAACTGCAAAAGCCTGCAGACGGTGTTACACCGACCGGAGAACGGTATACGTATTCAGCGAACGACATGAGTGTCGGTGATGTAGATGGAGACGGCCGCTATGAATTTTTCGTCAAATGGGATCCCTCTAATTCAAAAGATGTGTCGCAGATTGGCTACACAGGCAATACCTACATTGACTGTTATACGTTTGAAGGCAAGCTTTTATACCGGATTGACCTCGGCGTCAATATTCGCTCGGGTGCACACTATACTCAATTTCTTGTGTACGACTTTGACGGGGACGGCAAAGCGGAATCAATGTTCAAAACGGCGCCAGGCACCAAAATTATTCGTTATAACGACAAAGGCGATGTGATATCGCAAAAATATATTACGATGCCAAAGGAAGATATAGAAGCAGGTTATGTCCATACGGATGACTATCGAATGAGCAAAAAAGATTACTACAATCACGTTGTCGAGATGTTTATGAATTGGCATAAGCATGAAGAAGTTGTAAATGGCAGCTGGCCGAAAACACTGGAAGAAAGCTTTGGCATTAAGCCGCAATATACGTATCCTTTGTCTCGAGAAGACGCTCAAAAATTAGCTGATTACTTTATGGATGTGTATGCTCCGGCAAGAAGTACACGTAATAATTTACGGAATTTCGAAGGGTTTATTGTAAGCGGTCCTGAGTATATGACGGTATTTAACGGAGAGACCGGTGCCGAGATGGAAACCATCCCGTATGGAGTCAGCCGTCATGATGATGGACTGATGTGGGGAGATTATGCGATGAGCCGGATTGAGCCAGGCAACCGGGTCGACCGGTTTCTTGCAGGAGTCGCATACTTAAACGGCAAAACACCATCTGCCGTTTTTGCACGCGGCTACTATACACGTGCGGCACTTGTTTCCTATGATTGGGACGGCGAAAAGCTGCGCGAAGTATGGACAGCAGACAGCGGCTGGACACCGATGGAAAATCCTTTTAACGACAGTCCGCATGGAATAAGCGGTGAAGATCCGGCCCTCGGGGCACTTGCCAACCAGGGTGCTCATTTCTTAAGTACAGCAGATGTAGACGGAGATGGGAAGCAGGAAATCGTGTACGGATCGGCAACGGTTGATCATGACGGCAGTTTGCTTTACAGCTCGACAGATACAATGCCGGCACAAAGCGCTGTGCCGGGAACTACCGCGAAGCTTGGCCATGGTGATGCCATTCATGTAACGGATATAGATCCGGACCGTGAAGGACTGGAAATCTTCATGGTACATGAAGGCGCCGCTTATGCTCCGTACGGTTATGCGATGCGGGATGCGAAAACCGGCCGGGTCATTTACGGTGCTTATACCGGCAAAGACACGGGACGAGGCATGGTGGGAGACATTGATCCATCCAAAAGAGGGCTGGAAACATGGGCAGTAGACCTGCGGACTGCCCAGGGAGAGCAAATCGGCACGAAAATTTCCGGCACTAACATGAACATTAAATGGGCGCCCGATATGACGACGCAAATTATAAATGGATCAGGGGAAGGTACGCCAAGTATCGATGACTGGCTGGAAGGAAGAAAGCTGCTGGCGGAAAATACGCGTACAAATAACGGTACAAAAGGAAATCCGTCTCTTGTAGCGGATGTATTTGGCGATTGGCGTGAGGAACTGATGCTGCGGACCGCGGACAGCAGTGCAATTCGCATATTCACAAGCACCGAGCAAACAGACCGGAAAATGTATACGCTGATGCACGATACGCAATACAGAACGGGTATTGCCGGACAAAACATCGTCTATAATCAGCCGGCGTACACAAGCTTTTACTTTGCATCGGATACGGATTGGTCTTCTGTACCGAAGCCGGAATACCATACACCGGGGACAGCCGAGACCCTTCAAAACTTACTTAATGATTATATTGAAGCGGAAGAGCTTTCCCATCCAGCCGGGCGGAAGCTGGACAATGCCCTCAAGCAAGCTTTGCATCAAGCAGAAAAAGGGAACAGTAAACAGGCTATAGCATTCTTGGACAAGTTCAAGTCTATTCTTGAACAAGAAGGAACGGAGAGAGCAAAGCTGAATTTATCACACCAGGCAGAACAGCTGAAAGAAGAATGGCTGAACAAATAA
- a CDS encoding L-lactate permease has protein sequence MIWTQNFTPVGGSLLWSSLAALTPILYFFWALAIKRMKGYVAGITTLLVALAVAIFIYGMPAGTAVMSTTQGAVYGILPIGWIIITSVFLYKLTVKTGQFDIIRNSVLSITEDRRLQALLVAFSFGAFLEGAAGFGAPVAISAALLVGLGFNPLYAAGICLLANTAPVAFGAIGIPITAMEGPTGVPAMEISKMVGRQLPLISVFIPFYLVVIMVGFKKSLEVMPAILVSGISFAVTQYISSNFLGPELPDILSALVSLFALAIFLKFWKPKNVFRFQSEAEVAASTTNAHASKKYTKGEVFKAWSPFLILTSFICVWGIPQVKSALTGHYEGTNSVLKTINSIGHPLTFLPEVPGLNNLILNGNSEPIPAVYKLEILGAAGTAILLSAIVTKFIVKISWKEWVKSFTETCNELKFPILTIMAVVGFAYVTNSSGMSTTLGMLLAKTGALFPFFSPVLGWLGVFITGSDTSANLLFGNLQKITATSIGMDPLLALAANSSGGVTGKMISPQSIAVACAAVGLAGKEADLFRFTVKHSIFLLLIICILTYLQSNILSWMIP, from the coding sequence ATGATATGGACACAAAACTTTACGCCAGTTGGGGGAAGTTTATTATGGTCTTCTCTAGCAGCGTTAACTCCCATTTTGTATTTCTTTTGGGCGTTAGCTATTAAACGCATGAAGGGCTATGTAGCAGGTATTACAACCCTGCTTGTAGCACTAGCTGTAGCGATATTCATTTATGGAATGCCTGCCGGTACGGCGGTAATGTCCACGACCCAAGGAGCTGTTTATGGCATACTGCCAATCGGCTGGATCATTATTACTTCCGTTTTCCTGTACAAATTAACCGTAAAGACCGGTCAATTTGATATTATTCGTAATTCTGTACTGTCTATTACGGAAGATCGCCGTTTACAAGCCCTTTTAGTGGCTTTCTCATTTGGCGCTTTTCTTGAAGGAGCAGCAGGTTTCGGTGCGCCAGTTGCGATTTCAGCTGCACTGCTGGTTGGACTTGGCTTTAATCCTTTGTACGCAGCCGGTATTTGCTTATTGGCAAATACTGCACCGGTTGCTTTTGGTGCTATTGGTATTCCCATTACAGCCATGGAAGGACCAACAGGTGTTCCAGCAATGGAAATCTCCAAAATGGTCGGACGCCAGCTTCCGCTTATATCCGTTTTTATTCCGTTTTATTTAGTTGTCATTATGGTTGGATTTAAAAAATCTCTTGAAGTGATGCCAGCTATTTTAGTTTCAGGTATATCCTTTGCCGTCACACAATATATCAGTTCAAATTTTTTAGGCCCTGAACTTCCGGATATTTTATCTGCATTGGTTTCGTTATTCGCCTTAGCAATCTTCTTGAAATTTTGGAAGCCGAAGAACGTCTTTCGTTTTCAATCTGAAGCTGAAGTAGCGGCTTCCACTACAAATGCCCATGCTTCAAAAAAATATACAAAGGGTGAAGTGTTTAAAGCCTGGTCTCCTTTTTTAATTTTAACATCATTTATTTGTGTTTGGGGCATTCCACAAGTTAAAAGTGCGTTAACCGGTCACTACGAAGGAACGAACAGCGTTTTGAAAACCATTAATTCGATTGGCCATCCGCTAACATTCCTTCCTGAAGTTCCGGGCTTAAATAACTTGATTTTAAACGGAAACAGTGAACCTATTCCTGCTGTGTACAAACTAGAAATATTGGGTGCGGCAGGTACAGCTATTCTTTTATCAGCTATTGTTACGAAATTTATTGTGAAAATTTCATGGAAAGAATGGGTCAAATCATTCACTGAAACTTGCAATGAGTTAAAATTTCCAATCCTGACTATTATGGCAGTAGTAGGCTTCGCTTACGTGACAAACTCTTCTGGCATGAGTACAACACTTGGGATGTTATTAGCTAAAACAGGGGCATTATTCCCTTTCTTCTCCCCTGTATTGGGATGGCTCGGTGTATTTATTACAGGTTCTGATACATCAGCAAACCTATTATTCGGCAACTTACAAAAAATCACTGCAACATCCATTGGAATGGACCCGCTTCTAGCACTGGCAGCGAACTCTTCCGGCGGTGTAACGGGAAAAATGATTTCTCCTCAATCTATCGCAGTAGCTTGTGCAGCTGTAGGATTGGCAGGCAAGGAAGCTGACTTATTTCGCTTTACTGTGAAACATAGTATATTCCTGCTTCTGATTATTTGTATTCTAACGTACTTGCAATCCAACATATTATCGTGGATGATTCCATAA
- a CDS encoding FadR/GntR family transcriptional regulator has protein sequence MKYKQIKPKKIYEEVADTLLESIRSGDLKPGEKLDSVQQLAESFQVGRSAIREALTSLRAMGLIEMRQGEGTYVNAFEPGDIAFPLQSALLMNKEDLQQLMEVRKILETGIAASAAARRTQADIEGMQRALSDMVTHSGDAERGEEADLAFHLAVAKAAGNDLLLSLMNHVSDMTAESMRETRRICLYEASATVEQLNQQHEAILKAIQSKKTEAARKAMTVHLDYVESVLREHLNIT, from the coding sequence TTGAAATATAAACAAATTAAACCGAAAAAAATATATGAAGAAGTGGCAGATACGCTGCTTGAGTCGATTCGTTCAGGAGACTTAAAGCCAGGTGAAAAGCTTGATTCTGTCCAGCAGCTGGCCGAAAGCTTTCAAGTCGGCAGATCTGCTATTAGGGAAGCACTCACATCTCTTAGGGCGATGGGGCTCATTGAAATGCGGCAGGGAGAAGGCACATATGTGAATGCATTTGAACCGGGAGATATTGCTTTTCCTCTTCAAAGCGCCCTGCTGATGAATAAAGAAGATCTGCAGCAGTTAATGGAAGTGCGTAAGATTTTGGAAACAGGCATTGCCGCCTCTGCAGCAGCGCGGCGTACTCAGGCAGACATAGAAGGGATGCAGCGTGCTCTTTCTGATATGGTTACTCATTCTGGAGATGCTGAGCGAGGAGAGGAAGCAGACCTTGCTTTTCACTTAGCTGTTGCGAAAGCGGCCGGCAATGATCTTTTGTTAAGCTTAATGAATCATGTTTCGGACATGACAGCTGAATCGATGCGGGAAACGCGCCGTATTTGTTTATATGAAGCGAGTGCTACTGTTGAACAGCTGAATCAGCAGCATGAAGCGATTTTAAAGGCGATTCAGTCCAAAAAAACAGAAGCGGCCAGGAAAGCCATGACAGTCCATCTTGATTATGTTGAATCTGTTCTACGCGAGCATCTGAACATCACATAG